A genomic stretch from Shewanella sediminis HAW-EB3 includes:
- a CDS encoding excalibur calcium-binding domain-containing protein, with protein sequence MERGTLVRWNDEKGFGFIKPEAGNGKDVFIHISALKHMARKPMVGDAIQYLTEQQADGKVKAIKASIEGVAVVASTSKRSAPTSHHRSSHNSYSHTSNSHNSKSHNRHSRQSKSSSVMLIPLVVILALGIFGFKRYEALTAQSNTPVKVTNELSQQPATEQIKWTQPKETFRCEAGKQHCSQMRSCAEAKYYQRNCPGTKMDGDSDGIPCERQHCGH encoded by the coding sequence ATGGAAAGGGGCACATTAGTTCGATGGAACGACGAAAAAGGCTTTGGCTTTATTAAGCCTGAAGCAGGTAATGGTAAAGATGTGTTTATCCACATCTCAGCCCTAAAGCATATGGCAAGAAAGCCTATGGTCGGCGATGCTATTCAGTACCTGACTGAGCAACAAGCTGACGGCAAAGTTAAAGCCATCAAGGCCAGCATCGAAGGCGTTGCAGTTGTCGCCTCAACGTCCAAACGCTCTGCGCCCACTAGCCATCATAGAAGCAGTCATAATAGCTATAGTCATACTAGTAACAGTCACAATAGTAAGAGCCACAACAGACACAGCCGCCAATCTAAATCATCCAGTGTCATGCTCATACCACTAGTCGTCATACTCGCACTAGGGATCTTCGGCTTTAAAAGATATGAAGCGTTAACTGCTCAATCAAACACACCAGTAAAGGTCACTAACGAACTTTCCCAGCAGCCAGCCACAGAACAAATAAAATGGACTCAGCCCAAAGAGACATTCCGCTGTGAAGCCGGAAAACAACACTGCAGCCAAATGCGCTCATGCGCCGAAGCCAAGTACTACCAAAGAAACTGCCCCGGCACCAAAATGGATGGCGATAGCGACGGCATCCCATGTGAAAGACAGCACTGCGGGCATTAA